In the Salvia miltiorrhiza cultivar Shanhuang (shh) chromosome 8, IMPLAD_Smil_shh, whole genome shotgun sequence genome, ATGCAGGATTACCTTGGCCACATTATTTATACATGTAATAGATGTAATAGATGTGATATTATCAGTCTGTCTTCTTTGCATTTATAAGATGTATTACTCGATGAATATATGATTGGATTAGTCTTATAGCTTCAAACTTCAAAGTAGTTGAACTAAGGTGCACAAAAATCATTTCACACAGCTTGTTATTGCGTGCAAAGTTGTAGTTCATAAGCTTGCATCTTCATTTCATTATAACTGTGATTTGGCGGACACTATGGTTCAGTTGTTTTGTACGTTTCATCATTCTTTTTGTTGTGGCAGAGGAAGGATCCGAAGAAATGCAGGCAAGACCAGTGTATGTTGCTGCTGTTGACCTCTCTTGTAAGATTTTGTATACCCCTATGCAAGAGTTGACTGCTTCATCTCGATTGGTAACAAATATATAAGATAAATTAATCTTTCCCACTTGAGTTTGGGGATTAAATGGGTGTTTGTTAAGTATAAATTATACAGGGATCACAATATTGGGCATGTTAATGCAAGTGATGTCAGGACATCATACACTGGGGTTCAGGAGTTCAAACTCTGTTATAAACTGTAGAAGGTAGCAAAGAATAGATTGCCGATGCTAAATGAAGGCATAAGTGGATGTTGTTATTATGAGTGTACTAagtcaagaagaagaagaataatgcaaCTTGAACAATATATCCAAAAATTTCATTAATGTGTGAATTAGAGACTAGTATCTTTCTCCACCAATCATGTATGATAATGCAATTTAGTATGACTGACATTTGGTTTCCATAAATTGTCTTCTTCTGCAGCATCAGAAGAGTTTTTGGAACTTACTAAAAGTGCTCTTTTAGCAGCATTGGAAGGTTTGTTATGTTTCCATCTCCTATTCAAGTTATTGTTACTAAAGTTAAATTCTTGTCTTAATCTTGTAATTTTGCAGCACTGGGGCCTGGATCACTTTTTGGTCTTGCTACATTCAGCCACAAAATAGGCTTGTATGATGTTCAAGGGCCCATTCCAGTAGTCAAGAATGTCTTTATTCACCCAGAGTCTCTTGACAACCTAACAGTGGAGCTTGAGGATGTTATGCCACTGTTTTCATTTCTGGCTCCGGTATGTAcattgatagtgtttgtgttatcaTGCTTTTTCTTATTTCATTCTACTAAATATTTACTAGTTTCTATATCTTTTATCAAAGTTGTGGTATAGTTGAAGCTTTGGATTTTGAGTAATCAGTACTCACATGTTTAATTATCAATATTGTAGGTGGATACGTACAAAGACCATATTGCATCTGCCCTTGAAACTCTAAAGCCAACCACTTCGTGGGAACGGACTACAGCTGCTGGTCAAGGAGTAGATGGTGTTTTACTTGGTGGGCGAGGATTTGGGGTGGCAATGGAAGCTCTGCTCAAGTATCTCGGATCGGAGTATGGGAATACGTATGCGCTGGGTACAATAAATCTATCTATGATTCCTGTAAATCTTATTATGTAATTTACTGATTTGTTTGCTTCCCTTTTCCTGCTTTTTATAGGAGGCACTTTAGCGAAAGCCTCTCAAATCATATGTTTAGTTTATGCTCTGACCTATTCAAGGTTTTCTAATTCTTCTTCCTTTTGCTTCTCCCCTGATGGAATGCAGCCAGAGTTTTTGCCTTTTTATCGGGTCCTCCGGATTATGGTCTTGGCCAGCTAGACACCAGACGATATGGTGAACAATATGCTAGTAAAGGAGAGGACGCTGATCGTGCTTTACTTCCTGAACAGACTCCATTTTATAAAGATTTGGTAGTTTGTTTAGGCTTAACAAAGTTTTCGCTTAAGAAACTGGTGAAAGAATAAAGTGATAAGCTGAAAATTTATGCTTCACAGGCTGCTGTTGCTGTTCAAGCTGGTGTATGTGTGGATCTATTTGCTGTTACAAATGAGTATACTGATCTAGCATCTTTGAAGTTTCTAAGCATTGAGAGTGGAGGCTCTTTGTTTCTATATTCAAGTACCGATGATTCAACTCTTCCTCAAGATATGTGAGTTTCAAAGTTATACCTGAAGATGATTCTTGTAGatgatattaatttttgtttatcttGTAATAGTTGGGAATAAAGTAAATCAATTTATTAATGAAATTAGATGCGTTAGAGCTACTACCTTTTATGTTTTTCCTTATCAGTTAGATGATATATATGATGTGATTGCAGGTACCGTATGCTAAGTAGGCCATATGCTTTCAACTGTGTTCTACGTGTCAGGGCATCATCTGAATTTAAGATTGACCATTCAGTAAGAATTGGCTGTTTCagttttgaattgtttttgcCGTTATTGAGCTCTTACAATAATGACTCCCCATTTCTGATGCTACAGTATGGGCACTTCTTCCCAGACCCAGAGTATGAAAATGTTCAGCACATCATCTGCTGCGACTCTTTTGCCACATATGCCTATGACTTTGATTTTGCAAACGATGTTGGATTTTCACGGTAACGTGATACTTCCTTTCACTGCTTGATATTGATTCTAGAACATGCAGTGGGCCTTAGTTTACCATAATTGGAACTCTTCTGAGGTGATAAACAGGACTTGGTTATTATCAATGAATTAAGTATTTGATGTTTGTCTAAGTTTGCATATGTCATACAAAATGCTAGTGTCTCTGTTTTCCATTCTCATGATTTGGGGATTGAATTGATAGATAAAGCCATTTGTTCATAACTCATGCCGAACTTTATGGATGACACTTTTTCAGTgatttcttaattttattttgtgtgCCAGTCTCTAAATTTTCAATGTTGTATTTGTGTTTTATTCTGTATAAAATCAGACAATTGACCATTTTCTGCAGGCACAGCAGAGAACTTCCGACGTTACAGATTGCATTTCAATACTCAGTGGTTGTGCCTCCCAATGAATTGTCAGTGTCAAGCTCAAGAACCCCAAAGAGGTATGCTTCTTTTTGTGCAGTTGTAGCTTTCTGATCATAAGATTAGTGATACTGACTCCTGAGGGTCAAACCTTGGGAAGTGAGTTCTCGAATAAGAGCTATGTATATGTGATGATTCAGGAGAGAACAACATATTCACTGACTTCATAATGTGAAGGAAAGATTGAGAACGGTTTCAGAGATCGTGAATATTGTAATTTTCTTGTCAGTAGTTTCTGAGCAGTTCAAATGCAGCCATCAATCCCAGTGTGAATGCAGTTTCAAAAAAATAGTTGAGGTGATCATTAGGTTGAGTCATTTACAATAATCGTGCTTTCAAAATCTGCTAACTCTGATAGTTCCACTTAATTGGCATAATGCTTCATGCAGTCAATCTTAAATTGCATCTGTGAAATAAGATAATGAACGGCAAGAACTAAATCCATTAGTCACTTAATGGTATGTTATTCACATTAAAAAATCCACGAAGTTGATGTcaagatgaaataataaaaatctgatatgacggtttaattatttaaagagcattatttaaatatttttggaGGCATTCATTTGTCCCTATCTTTCTGGCAAAATTCTCATGCACACTGGCTGTTAATCAATGAAACGTTGAAAATGTGTGTGCTGGTGTATATTTTCTGCTGGATTATGCCAAGTGAGGCTGATCCTGACCGCACAACTCAGATAGTGCTGGAGTGGACTTAATTATCCTTGTTTAGATAATAGATAGAACCCATAAGATTTCTTGATCTTTACTTGAGAAGCTTCATTAGCAGCTGAGATTTATGTTTTGTTGCTTTTAATGGCAATGAGATAAAATGATTAACTCTTATAATTATCCACGACTTctatattttctcatttttttaatcttaattttTGAAGTCAAtaagtttatatatttactatttagGAACACTAGATCCTGCAAAAATAAGTTATCTCATACTAAGAGCTCCTTGTGCCCCTATAAATTTGATCTGTTGAGGACAGAGTCATTACTTATGTTCTACTTGCTTTTGCCGTTGTTAAAGAGCCTTCAAATGCTTTGAGTTTTACATGTGATTCCGTTGACCTATGTTATGTGTGTATTATCTACATTTATGCAGAGATACATATTCCCTGCAAAGGAGACTGAGGATAAGAACTATACAATTTGCAGCTGCTCGCAATATCAACGAGATTTATGATAGTGTGGATCCTGAAGTCATCCTCTCTATACTTATTCATGAGGTAAACTCTAATTGCCGGAAGGTTATGATTGATCTCTATCTAAGCATTTTGTAAGCTTGGGGAGTGACAGAGAAGGTAAGGAATTGCGGATTTGTGGTCATCTGTACTGCAGGCTTAAGCAAGTGTGATATGATTCATTTCATATTTTGTCCTATACATGCCTTTGTTAAAGATTGTGTCAGTTTGTGTTTATGTACTGTCGACTTCTGCCTAGCTGAGTTATAaccaaatatttgaatttgatctACCAACTTTAATGCTATATCTGCAGAGGAGTATACTGATAGTTGATACATTTCTACTTATTCAAGTTGttttaacattttttcttttaaattcttCCCAGGTGATTTTGTCTTCTCTGGAGCAAGGAGTTCGGGAGGGTAGGATCTTACTGCATGAGTGGCTTGTAAATCTCGTGGCTCAGTATAATGATGCTTTCAAGCTTGCTGAATATGGAAGAGGAAGTTTAACCACTTCCCATGTTGATGTTGCCTTCAGCCAATGCCCTCAGCTGCAATCTTTACCCCGCTTAGTTTTTGCTTTGCTACGGAATCCTCTTCTTCGGTTTCATGAAGAAGGTGTTCATCCGGACTACCGGATATACCTTCAGTGTTTGTTCAGGTATACAggatataattatttaaatcaaCCTTTAAGTGATTATTAATGGCGCCATCAAGCTTTTTAGAGCTCACAATTCATTTCTGATGCAGTGCCCTGGATCCTTCTTCACTTAGCCGTGCTGTATATCCATTGTTGTCATCGTATGAAACTCCAGATAAACAAGCATTTCCTCGCCATTCCTTGAGCCGCGCTGCACTACTAACAAGTGGCAGCCCAATATTTTTCCTTGATGCTTTCACGACGCTCATTGTGTTCTATTCCTCCACAGCCGATGCTGCCCTTCCTTTTCCTCCGCCCCAGGATTGTAAGTAAACGTCCAtttgcttctctctctctctctctctctctctttccagaCTGCTAATAAATGATTCCTAACCAGGCCTTTTGAGAAGTAGCATCAACAAACTGAAGCAAGAGCGGATTATTAC is a window encoding:
- the LOC131000208 gene encoding protein transport protein SEC23 D, whose protein sequence is MSVRPTMTRFPGNPAEQEACAVPWGMTVAPFAAKDENGIAAVYGSGGEMLPRCENCWAYYNTYCEQDQWSWDCALCGTTNGLSTQSIARYSLPQSCPENISSFIDLELPQEGSEEMQARPVYVAAVDLSSSEEFLELTKSALLAALEALGPGSLFGLATFSHKIGLYDVQGPIPVVKNVFIHPESLDNLTVELEDVMPLFSFLAPVDTYKDHIASALETLKPTTSWERTTAAGQGVDGVLLGGRGFGVAMEALLKYLGSEYGNTYALARVFAFLSGPPDYGLGQLDTRRYGEQYASKGEDADRALLPEQTPFYKDLAAVAVQAGVCVDLFAVTNEYTDLASLKFLSIESGGSLFLYSSTDDSTLPQDMYRMLSRPYAFNCVLRVRASSEFKIDHSYGHFFPDPEYENVQHIICCDSFATYAYDFDFANDVGFSRHSRELPTLQIAFQYSVVVPPNELSVSSSRTPKRDTYSLQRRLRIRTIQFAAARNINEIYDSVDPEVILSILIHEVILSSLEQGVREGRILLHEWLVNLVAQYNDAFKLAEYGRGSLTTSHVDVAFSQCPQLQSLPRLVFALLRNPLLRFHEEGVHPDYRIYLQCLFSALDPSSLSRAVYPLLSSYETPDKQAFPRHSLSRAALLTSGSPIFFLDAFTTLIVFYSSTADAALPFPPPQDCLLRSSINKLKQERIITPKLIFIRGGQDDATVFENYLIEEQDVEGSGFTSVMGFVSFLDEINQDVLEYINKPNGK